In the Halodesulfovibrio sp. genome, one interval contains:
- a CDS encoding L-serine ammonia-lyase, iron-sulfur-dependent, subunit alpha, whose product MKKEWNEFIAILNREVVPALGCTEPITVSLAAAKAAEELGVKPDRILVQVSGNLLKNGMGVGVPGTGMAGLGIAAAVGALGGKSSLALEVLRDLTDDVVAEAKQLLTAGKVSVELADTDELLFAQASVFSDDNVATCTIQRQHTFITEVTANNEIKFTQPLDDEENAAGSWPLSMAKIHDFAMNVPFDKINFILEAARLNEAIANEGLEHEFGLKVGRSMDQDIALGLRSDDITSFATRLAAAASDARMDGIMQPVMSNSGSGNQGITATIPVLAFARRLEKTEEEMARALIMSHLTAIHLKHHLGRLSALCGAILAATGSGCGIVMLLGGSFEDIERTIKNMVGSVSGMICDGAKTSCALKVASCVEAAISSALLAMKGVSVPGSDGIVDDDIELCIHNLGRLGTAGMAETDKIILDIMVNK is encoded by the coding sequence ATGAAAAAAGAATGGAATGAATTTATAGCGATTCTGAATCGCGAAGTTGTACCGGCGTTAGGATGCACCGAACCGATCACGGTTTCTCTTGCAGCTGCAAAGGCAGCAGAAGAGCTTGGAGTAAAACCAGATCGCATACTGGTACAGGTAAGTGGTAACTTGCTGAAAAATGGTATGGGTGTTGGTGTTCCGGGAACCGGTATGGCGGGGCTTGGTATTGCAGCAGCTGTAGGTGCGTTAGGTGGAAAATCTTCACTGGCACTGGAAGTTTTGCGTGATTTAACCGATGACGTAGTTGCAGAAGCCAAGCAGTTGCTTACTGCTGGCAAAGTGTCAGTTGAACTCGCGGATACAGATGAGTTGTTGTTTGCACAGGCAAGCGTGTTCAGTGATGATAATGTTGCAACATGCACCATTCAACGACAGCATACTTTTATTACGGAAGTAACAGCAAATAACGAAATCAAATTCACACAGCCGCTTGATGATGAAGAGAACGCAGCAGGCAGCTGGCCATTATCTATGGCTAAGATTCATGATTTCGCTATGAATGTTCCATTTGATAAGATTAATTTCATCCTTGAAGCTGCAAGGCTGAACGAGGCAATTGCGAATGAAGGGCTGGAACACGAATTCGGTCTGAAAGTCGGAAGGTCTATGGATCAGGACATTGCTCTTGGTCTCCGTTCGGATGATATTACATCGTTTGCTACCAGACTTGCAGCAGCTGCATCCGATGCACGGATGGATGGCATCATGCAGCCTGTAATGAGTAACTCAGGTAGCGGCAATCAGGGTATTACGGCTACTATTCCCGTGTTGGCTTTTGCCCGCCGTTTAGAAAAGACAGAAGAGGAAATGGCTCGTGCGCTTATTATGAGTCACTTGACTGCGATTCATCTTAAGCATCATCTCGGAAGACTATCCGCACTTTGTGGTGCAATTCTCGCTGCCACAGGTTCTGGCTGCGGTATAGTAATGCTGCTTGGCGGTTCCTTTGAAGATATTGAGCGCACTATTAAAAACATGGTTGGCTCAGTATCCGGTATGATCTGCGACGGTGCAAAGACTTCCTGCGCATTGAAAGTGGCATCATGCGTCGAAGCTGCAATTAGTTCAGCATTGCTTGCCATGAAAGGGGTAAGCGTACCCGGCAGCGACGGTATTGTTGATGATGATATTGAGTTATGCATCCATAACCTTGGACGTCTTGGTACAGCAGGGATGGCTGAAACCGATAAAATCATTCTTGATATTATGGTGAATAAATAA